A region from the Paenarthrobacter aurescens genome encodes:
- a CDS encoding Gfo/Idh/MocA family protein: MVNVDSAETRNTSAETALPSRTSPRTRIALIGTGGRSEMYIRAIYGQHADVAELIALSDVNQGRVDFYQELIKELGGTEPVASFAPGELTDFIQANGIERVIVTTPDYTHADYIVEALEAGADVVVEKPLTIDVEGCRRITEAVAKTGRNVVVTFNYRYSPRNTALKEIIQNGVIGKVTSVDFSWVLDTVHGADYFRRWHREKKNSGGLLIHKASHHFDLVNWWINDVPERVFASGGLRFYGDKNAAERGLGARPERGTVDGLGHDPFRLDMREDERLKALYLDNEKFDGYIRDQDVFREGITIEDNLALVVDYQGGSTLSYSLNAHSPWEGYRVTVNGTEGRAELEVVERAAVQSSTDKKTVVDPSATPIEEEDAVRRNGERLVVQRHWEAAYEVPIINGEGGHGGGDNLLLSDLFNGPGIDPLGRPSGYIDGLRSVSVGIAGNKSLDTDLPVRISELGLGVDLSRGQA; the protein is encoded by the coding sequence ATGGTCAACGTCGACTCAGCCGAGACCCGGAACACATCTGCCGAAACCGCGCTCCCGTCCCGGACCTCCCCGCGGACCCGCATTGCCCTGATCGGAACCGGCGGCCGCTCTGAAATGTACATCCGGGCCATCTACGGGCAGCACGCGGACGTTGCCGAGCTGATCGCGCTCTCGGACGTCAACCAGGGCCGGGTGGACTTCTACCAGGAACTGATCAAGGAACTGGGCGGGACGGAACCTGTAGCTTCTTTTGCACCCGGGGAGCTTACGGACTTCATCCAGGCCAACGGCATCGAGCGCGTCATTGTCACCACGCCTGACTACACCCACGCGGACTACATCGTTGAAGCGCTCGAGGCGGGTGCCGACGTCGTGGTTGAAAAGCCGCTGACCATTGATGTGGAGGGCTGCCGCCGTATCACCGAGGCTGTTGCAAAGACGGGCAGGAACGTTGTGGTGACGTTCAATTACCGCTACTCGCCCCGCAACACAGCGCTCAAGGAAATCATCCAGAACGGGGTGATCGGCAAGGTCACGTCGGTGGACTTCAGCTGGGTGCTTGATACCGTGCACGGTGCTGACTACTTCCGCCGCTGGCACCGTGAAAAGAAGAACTCCGGTGGCCTGCTCATCCACAAAGCCTCCCACCATTTCGATCTGGTGAACTGGTGGATCAACGATGTCCCGGAGCGCGTGTTCGCCTCCGGCGGGCTGCGCTTCTACGGGGACAAGAATGCTGCCGAGCGCGGCTTGGGAGCCCGTCCCGAGCGCGGCACAGTGGACGGCCTTGGGCACGATCCGTTCCGCCTGGATATGCGCGAGGACGAGCGACTGAAGGCCCTGTACTTGGACAACGAGAAGTTTGATGGCTACATCCGGGACCAGGACGTTTTCAGGGAGGGCATCACCATTGAGGACAACCTCGCCCTGGTAGTGGATTATCAGGGCGGCTCCACCTTGAGCTACTCCCTGAACGCCCACAGCCCGTGGGAAGGCTACCGCGTCACCGTCAACGGCACAGAAGGCCGGGCTGAACTCGAAGTGGTGGAACGCGCCGCAGTCCAGTCCAGCACGGATAAGAAAACCGTGGTGGACCCCAGCGCCACTCCCATCGAGGAAGAGGACGCCGTGCGCCGCAACGGCGAGCGCCTGGTGGTTCAGCGCCACTGGGAGGCTGCCTACGAAGTTCCGATCATCAACGGTGAGGGCGGCCATGGCGGCGGCGACAACCTGCTGCTATCGGATCTCTTCAACGGCCCGGGCATAGATCCGCTGGGCCGTCCGTCCGGCTACATTGATGGACTTCGCTCGGTGTCTGTAGGGATCGCTGGAAACAAGTCCTTGGATACCGATCTTCCCGTCCGCATCAGTGAGCTTGGCCTTGGGGTCGATCTCAGCCGCGGCCAGGCCTGA
- a CDS encoding LacI family DNA-binding transcriptional regulator, whose amino-acid sequence MARRNTNRRVGIADVAEKAGVSHATVSRVMNGNAAVDPGIAARVRAAAAELKYQPNPVGRSLALGKTDTIGIVVPDLANPTFQAILRGLSIAAAQDGYRVLIADSSEVTSEEAILAGEARRRCDGVVLCAPRMSDAELEELAPTLHPLVLINRTTIATNTPSLSVDYGQGIQELAQHLVTLGHRRLVFLSGPEHSASNRQRLVGLDQFRKEHPEIELDMLYGGSNFDSGHESTEAIIASGATGILAFNDLVAMGLLSGLHERGIRVPEDISVTGFDDIPFAKYTTPPLTTAAVPINELGSLAWRRMREQIQQAGDASTQAQDEFSPRVEIRKSTAAPALKPAS is encoded by the coding sequence ATGGCACGCAGGAACACCAACAGGCGCGTCGGCATAGCCGATGTTGCAGAGAAGGCGGGCGTCTCACACGCCACGGTTTCGCGCGTCATGAACGGTAATGCCGCCGTGGATCCCGGCATTGCCGCACGGGTCCGGGCAGCTGCCGCGGAGCTGAAGTACCAGCCCAATCCGGTGGGACGCAGCCTCGCACTGGGCAAAACGGACACTATCGGAATTGTGGTTCCGGACCTTGCCAACCCCACGTTCCAGGCAATCCTGCGTGGGCTCAGCATCGCCGCGGCCCAGGATGGCTACCGCGTGCTCATTGCCGACTCCTCGGAAGTCACCAGCGAGGAAGCCATCCTTGCCGGCGAGGCCCGCCGCCGCTGCGATGGCGTAGTGCTCTGCGCTCCCCGCATGAGCGATGCCGAACTTGAAGAACTGGCCCCCACCCTGCACCCGCTGGTGCTGATCAACCGCACCACCATCGCCACCAACACTCCGAGCCTGAGCGTGGACTACGGACAGGGCATCCAGGAACTGGCCCAGCACCTGGTCACCCTTGGCCACCGCCGCCTGGTGTTCCTCTCCGGCCCCGAGCACAGCGCATCCAACCGCCAGCGGCTGGTGGGGCTGGACCAGTTCCGCAAGGAACACCCGGAAATCGAGCTCGACATGCTCTACGGAGGCTCCAATTTCGATTCCGGTCATGAATCCACCGAAGCCATCATTGCCAGCGGCGCCACCGGCATCCTGGCCTTCAATGACCTGGTGGCCATGGGCCTGCTCAGCGGGCTGCACGAGCGCGGCATCCGGGTTCCCGAGGACATCTCCGTGACCGGCTTCGACGACATCCCGTTCGCCAAATACACCACTCCGCCGCTGACCACTGCAGCGGTGCCCATCAACGAGCTGGGAAGCCTTGCCTGGCGAAGGATGCGCGAGCAGATCCAGCAGGCGGGGGACGCTTCCACCCAGGCGCAGGACGAGTTCTCCCCCCGGGTGGAAATCCGCAAGAGCACTGCGGCGCCGGCCCTCAAACCCGCGAGCTGA
- a CDS encoding FadR/GntR family transcriptional regulator, which translates to MRTHELVLQWIEKQLSDGDLALGGRLPGERAMAEQLSVSRTSVREAVRILEAMGVVRAGVGSGKDAGTVVIAEPGSALGSTLRLHVATRHLPVADIVETRVLLESWAAQRAHVGVPALEEAAELLDQMDAAPDIDTFLALDARFHVALAQAAGNSVVSAMMASLRGAIENYAGELTGNLPDWNATSSRLRAEHRAILSAVNNHDGGKAAELVAAHIQGFYKEAGVGSNSQ; encoded by the coding sequence ATGCGTACCCATGAGTTGGTCCTGCAATGGATCGAGAAGCAGCTGTCTGACGGAGACCTCGCCCTGGGTGGGCGGCTGCCGGGAGAGCGCGCCATGGCCGAGCAATTGAGCGTTTCCCGGACCTCCGTCCGGGAAGCGGTGCGGATACTCGAGGCCATGGGCGTGGTCCGCGCAGGAGTGGGTTCGGGGAAGGATGCCGGCACCGTGGTGATTGCCGAGCCTGGCTCCGCCCTCGGTTCCACCCTCCGGCTCCACGTGGCCACACGGCATCTGCCGGTGGCGGACATCGTGGAGACCCGCGTCCTGCTGGAGTCCTGGGCGGCCCAACGGGCTCACGTTGGCGTCCCGGCCTTGGAGGAAGCCGCTGAGCTCCTGGATCAGATGGATGCAGCGCCGGACATCGATACCTTCCTGGCGCTCGACGCACGTTTTCACGTGGCCTTGGCTCAGGCGGCCGGGAACTCGGTGGTCAGCGCCATGATGGCCTCGCTCCGGGGTGCCATAGAGAACTACGCCGGCGAGCTGACGGGAAATCTGCCCGACTGGAACGCGACGTCCAGCAGGCTTCGTGCCGAGCACCGCGCCATCCTCTCGGCAGTAAACAACCACGACGGCGGCAAGGCAGCGGAACTTGTTGCCGCCCACATCCAAGGCTTCTACAAAGAGGCCGGCGTAGGGTCCAACTCCCAATAA
- a CDS encoding alpha-hydroxy acid oxidase: MTDTLDPKITAAPANAGSDQNVTRPQQPAPAVVIPPALKRRVPKVSDLAPLMQFKKPEFSKTARLKRASTIWELRDMAKRRTPQAPFDYTDGAAEEEITLRRARQAFQDIEFRPGILRDVSKIDLRTDILGKESRLPFGIAPTGFTRMMQSEGEYAGSQAAEAAGIPYTLSTMGTASIEDVATAAPNGRNWFQLYLWTDRQRSLELIERAAKAGNDTLMVTVDTAVAGARLRDVRNGMTIPPALTIKTVLDASYRPAWWFNFLTHEPLTFASLSRYTGTVADLINSMFDPTLTYEDLDWLRETWKGKLVVKGIQTVEDARKVVDHGADGIILSNHGGRQLDRAPIPFHLLPEVTSALKADNSKAAVMLDTGIMSGADIVAALALGADFALIGRAYLYGLMAGGREGVDRTIQILEKDMTRTMALLGVSKVADLNPDHVRLLQR; this comes from the coding sequence ATGACCGACACCCTCGACCCCAAGATCACAGCCGCGCCCGCCAATGCCGGCAGCGATCAGAACGTAACCCGGCCGCAACAGCCTGCACCCGCCGTCGTGATTCCACCGGCACTGAAGCGCCGGGTACCCAAGGTTTCTGACCTGGCGCCGCTGATGCAGTTCAAGAAGCCCGAATTCAGCAAGACCGCCCGCCTCAAGCGGGCCAGCACCATCTGGGAACTGCGGGATATGGCCAAGCGCCGCACACCGCAGGCACCCTTTGACTACACGGACGGTGCAGCCGAAGAAGAGATCACCCTCCGCCGGGCACGCCAGGCGTTCCAGGACATCGAGTTCCGTCCGGGCATCCTGCGCGACGTCTCAAAGATCGATCTCCGCACGGACATTCTGGGCAAGGAATCCCGGCTCCCGTTCGGCATTGCCCCCACCGGCTTCACGCGGATGATGCAATCCGAGGGTGAATATGCCGGCTCGCAGGCCGCTGAAGCCGCGGGCATCCCCTACACGCTCTCCACCATGGGCACCGCGTCAATCGAGGACGTTGCCACGGCCGCCCCGAACGGCCGCAACTGGTTCCAGCTGTACCTTTGGACGGACCGCCAACGTTCCCTGGAACTGATCGAACGCGCCGCCAAAGCCGGGAACGACACCCTCATGGTCACCGTGGACACCGCCGTCGCAGGTGCCCGCCTGCGCGATGTCCGCAACGGCATGACCATCCCGCCGGCGCTGACCATCAAGACCGTCCTTGACGCCTCCTACCGCCCCGCCTGGTGGTTCAACTTCCTCACCCACGAGCCCCTGACGTTCGCCTCGCTCTCGCGCTACACGGGCACTGTGGCGGACCTGATCAACTCCATGTTTGATCCCACCCTGACCTACGAGGACCTGGACTGGCTGCGCGAAACCTGGAAGGGCAAGCTGGTGGTCAAGGGCATCCAGACCGTGGAAGACGCCCGCAAAGTGGTGGATCATGGCGCCGATGGCATCATCCTGTCCAACCACGGCGGCCGCCAGCTGGACCGCGCACCCATCCCGTTCCACCTGCTGCCGGAGGTCACCTCGGCGCTGAAGGCGGACAACAGCAAGGCCGCGGTCATGCTGGACACGGGCATTATGAGCGGCGCGGACATTGTGGCCGCCCTGGCCCTGGGCGCAGACTTTGCCTTGATCGGCCGCGCGTACCTCTACGGACTCATGGCCGGTGGGCGCGAAGGCGTGGACCGTACCATCCAGATCCTGGAGAAGGACATGACGCGCACCATGGCACTGCTCGGAGTCAGCAAGGTGGCGGACCTGAACCCGGACCACGTGCGGCTGCTCCAGCGCTGA
- the gdhA gene encoding NADP-specific glutamate dehydrogenase, giving the protein MDSRLEAVRDTVLARNPGEKEFHQAVTEVFESLGPVHDRHPEFLEGAVLERLCEPERQIIFRVPWTDDAGRVHVNRGFRVEFNSALGPYKGGLRFHPSVYLGIVKFLGFEQIFKNALTGMPIGGGKGGSDFDPRGRSDAEIMRFCQSFMTELYRHIGEYTDVPAGDIGVGGREIGYLFGQYKRITNRYESGVLTGKGISWGGSLVRPEATGYGTVIFAQEMLKTRGQSFDGQRVVVSGSGNVAIHAIAKAQALGANVVACSDSAGYIVDEAGIDVALLSQIKEVERGRLTDYAARRPGASHVSAGSVWDVNGTVALPCATQNELDGDAAAKLVSNGLIAVAEGANMPSTRSAVSVFQEAGILFGPGKAANAGGVATSALEMQQNASRDSWSFEHTEQRLTEIMVGIHDRCAETAEEYGAPGNYVVGANIGGFVKVADAMLAQGLI; this is encoded by the coding sequence ATGGATTCAAGGCTCGAAGCCGTCCGCGACACCGTGTTGGCGCGGAACCCGGGGGAGAAGGAATTCCACCAGGCCGTTACCGAGGTCTTCGAAAGCCTTGGCCCAGTGCATGATCGTCACCCTGAATTCCTTGAAGGCGCCGTCTTGGAACGCCTCTGCGAACCCGAACGCCAGATCATCTTCCGCGTGCCTTGGACCGATGATGCCGGCCGCGTCCATGTAAACCGCGGCTTCCGGGTGGAATTCAACTCCGCACTGGGCCCGTACAAGGGCGGGCTCCGCTTCCACCCTTCGGTGTATCTGGGAATCGTGAAGTTCCTTGGCTTCGAGCAGATCTTCAAGAACGCACTCACTGGCATGCCCATCGGTGGCGGCAAAGGTGGCTCCGACTTCGATCCCCGCGGACGGTCCGATGCCGAAATTATGCGCTTCTGCCAGTCCTTCATGACTGAGCTGTACCGCCACATCGGCGAGTACACCGACGTCCCTGCCGGAGACATCGGTGTGGGCGGCCGCGAGATCGGCTACCTGTTCGGCCAGTACAAGCGCATCACCAACCGCTACGAATCCGGCGTCCTCACGGGCAAGGGAATCTCATGGGGCGGTTCCCTGGTTCGTCCCGAGGCCACCGGTTACGGCACGGTGATCTTCGCCCAGGAGATGCTCAAGACCCGCGGGCAGTCCTTTGATGGTCAGCGGGTTGTGGTCTCCGGCTCGGGCAACGTGGCTATCCATGCGATTGCCAAAGCCCAGGCCCTCGGAGCCAATGTTGTGGCGTGCTCGGACTCTGCCGGTTACATCGTGGACGAGGCGGGGATTGACGTCGCGCTTCTGAGCCAGATCAAGGAAGTGGAGCGCGGGCGCCTCACCGATTACGCTGCCCGCCGTCCGGGAGCGAGCCACGTTTCCGCTGGCTCGGTGTGGGATGTGAACGGCACTGTGGCGTTGCCTTGCGCCACGCAGAACGAACTCGACGGCGATGCTGCCGCGAAGTTGGTCAGCAACGGCCTCATTGCGGTAGCCGAGGGCGCCAACATGCCCTCCACCCGTTCAGCTGTATCGGTCTTCCAGGAAGCCGGGATCCTGTTTGGCCCGGGCAAGGCAGCCAACGCCGGCGGTGTTGCTACCTCTGCGCTGGAAATGCAGCAGAACGCCAGCCGCGACTCATGGTCCTTCGAGCACACCGAACAGCGCCTCACAGAGATCATGGTGGGCATCCATGACCGTTGTGCCGAAACTGCCGAGGAATACGGTGCGCCCGGAAACTACGTGGTGGGCGCCAATATTGGTGGCTTCGTCAAGGTTGCTGACGCCATGCTCGCCCAGGGCCTGATCTAG
- a CDS encoding helix-turn-helix transcriptional regulator codes for MVTDDVFAVIAEATRRDILVSLRSGDKAVGELVEELAASQPTISKHLKVLREADLVSMRAQGQKRFYALNPKPLAGVASWLETFDVGTPAPAVVAPSTAAAAGDPATERKAEPAAAEAAAPAPEVPATRADAVGQAVKVHASGTPVALDPASDDTVPQQIGRTVGRAATKAADLLANLPNLPNLPKFGRKR; via the coding sequence ATGGTGACTGACGACGTATTTGCCGTCATAGCTGAGGCAACCAGGCGCGATATCCTGGTCTCCCTCCGCTCTGGGGATAAAGCTGTAGGCGAATTGGTGGAGGAGTTGGCTGCGAGCCAGCCCACTATCTCCAAGCACTTGAAAGTGCTCCGCGAGGCGGATCTCGTCAGCATGCGCGCTCAGGGCCAGAAGCGCTTCTATGCCCTCAATCCCAAGCCGCTGGCGGGCGTCGCCAGCTGGCTGGAAACCTTCGACGTCGGCACCCCGGCTCCCGCCGTCGTCGCGCCTTCCACAGCGGCCGCTGCAGGAGATCCTGCGACGGAGCGCAAAGCTGAGCCTGCTGCGGCAGAGGCTGCAGCTCCCGCTCCCGAGGTTCCTGCCACCCGCGCGGATGCGGTAGGGCAGGCTGTAAAGGTTCATGCGAGTGGGACGCCGGTGGCCTTGGATCCGGCGTCGGACGATACTGTGCCCCAGCAGATAGGCCGCACCGTGGGCCGTGCTGCTACTAAGGCCGCTGATCTTTTGGCGAATCTACCCAACCTGCCCAACCTTCCGAAGTTCGGCCGTAAACGGTAG
- a CDS encoding acetoin utilization protein AcuC — MNSRLGTTASSITRSALPTTVVWDPAMTAYNFGPGHPMAPQRLELTARLAESLGLFSHHHVAVQAPTVATDVELFTVHSPEYVAAVQRVSADPSTPEEDRGLGTEDDPAFAGMHEASARLAGGSLVAAETILSGQAVRAVNFSGGMHHAARERASGFCVYNDVALAIQRLLDGGVQRVVAIDVDAHHGDGTQSIFWNDPRVMTISLHETGLTLFPGTGFANETGGPKAPGTAVNIALPAFTGDAAWLRAFHAVVPQLVGAFGPEVIVSQHGCDSHRDDPLTHLNLSVDGQREAASAVAGLAARYCDNRWIATGGGGYDVTGVVPRAWSHLIGMVTQRPVPLRTPVPEAWRTYVKETYGVWAPESMGDDVDVWWRSWEVGYDPADEVDRTVIATRKEIFPLYGLDPWFD, encoded by the coding sequence ATGAACTCACGGCTTGGAACAACAGCTTCCAGCATTACGCGGTCCGCACTGCCAACGACGGTGGTGTGGGATCCAGCCATGACTGCTTACAACTTTGGTCCGGGACATCCCATGGCGCCGCAGCGGCTTGAGCTGACAGCGCGCCTCGCCGAATCCCTGGGCCTGTTCAGCCACCATCATGTGGCCGTCCAGGCACCTACGGTAGCCACCGACGTCGAACTTTTTACCGTCCACAGCCCCGAATACGTTGCGGCCGTTCAGCGGGTCAGCGCCGACCCCTCCACTCCTGAGGAGGACCGCGGGCTGGGCACCGAGGATGATCCCGCGTTCGCCGGCATGCACGAGGCAAGTGCCCGCCTGGCCGGCGGTTCGCTGGTGGCGGCGGAGACCATCCTGAGCGGGCAGGCTGTCCGGGCTGTGAACTTCAGCGGCGGAATGCACCACGCTGCGCGTGAGCGGGCCAGCGGTTTTTGCGTTTACAACGACGTCGCCCTGGCCATTCAACGGCTGCTCGACGGCGGTGTGCAGCGGGTGGTGGCAATTGACGTCGATGCCCATCACGGCGACGGTACGCAAAGTATTTTCTGGAACGACCCCCGGGTCATGACCATCAGCCTGCACGAAACGGGCCTCACCCTTTTCCCCGGGACCGGCTTTGCCAATGAAACCGGCGGGCCCAAGGCTCCGGGTACGGCGGTCAACATTGCGCTACCTGCCTTCACGGGGGACGCCGCCTGGTTGCGGGCTTTCCACGCAGTGGTCCCGCAACTTGTTGGCGCCTTCGGGCCCGAAGTCATTGTCAGCCAGCACGGGTGCGACTCCCACCGGGACGATCCCCTGACGCACCTGAACCTCAGCGTTGACGGACAGCGTGAGGCGGCCTCCGCCGTCGCCGGCCTTGCAGCCCGGTACTGTGACAACCGTTGGATCGCCACAGGCGGTGGCGGCTATGACGTCACAGGCGTTGTGCCCAGGGCATGGAGCCACCTGATTGGCATGGTGACCCAGCGCCCGGTGCCGCTGCGCACGCCGGTGCCGGAAGCGTGGCGGACGTACGTGAAAGAAACGTACGGAGTGTGGGCCCCGGAGTCCATGGGCGATGACGTGGACGTCTGGTGGCGCTCCTGGGAAGTGGGCTACGACCCCGCGGACGAGGTTGACCGGACCGTCATAGCCACACGCAAGGAGATCTTTCCCCTGTACGGGCTGGATCCCTGGTTCGACTGA
- a CDS encoding TrkH family potassium uptake protein → MSQSQSRSTSPTNWQPNQQEREGLWIFTRVRDFVDNIANTSPARLALTVFAVVILVFTGLLSLPAASAAGTVTPLHQSMFTAVSAVCVTGLTVVSTATHWTFFGQLVILVGIFVGGLGTLTLASLLALMVSKRLGVRGKLIAQEAMNNAGRLGEVGTLLRIVIVTSVVIEAALAIALIPRFMVLGESFWQSVWHGVFYSISAFNNAGFTPHSDGIVPYETDLWILIPLMLGVFLGSLGFPVVMVLQQNGLNWKKWNLHTKLTIQVSFILLAAGTVLWALMEWDNVRTIGHMDMGDKVIHSLFASVMTRSGGFNLVDQNHMESTTMLLTDALMFAGGGSASTAGGIKVTTIAVMFLAIMAEARGDADVKVYGRTIPQGTMRVAISVIVAGATLVSVAAFLLLSISGASLDRVLFESISAFATVGLSTNLSAELPPSGVYVLTALMFAGRVGTVTLAAGLALRQRSQLYHYPEERPIIG, encoded by the coding sequence ATGTCTCAAAGCCAGTCGCGGTCCACCAGCCCGACCAACTGGCAACCCAACCAGCAGGAGCGGGAAGGTCTGTGGATCTTCACGCGCGTGCGCGACTTTGTTGACAACATTGCCAACACCTCACCCGCGCGTTTGGCGTTGACCGTCTTTGCCGTGGTGATTCTGGTTTTCACCGGCTTGCTGTCCTTGCCTGCAGCTTCCGCCGCCGGCACGGTCACTCCCCTGCACCAGTCCATGTTTACCGCCGTCTCCGCCGTGTGCGTCACCGGCCTGACGGTTGTTTCCACCGCCACGCACTGGACCTTCTTTGGTCAGCTGGTCATTTTGGTAGGCATCTTTGTTGGCGGCCTTGGCACCTTGACCCTGGCCTCCCTGCTGGCCCTGATGGTCAGCAAACGGCTGGGCGTGCGCGGCAAGCTGATCGCCCAGGAAGCCATGAACAACGCCGGCAGGCTCGGCGAGGTTGGTACCCTGCTCCGGATCGTCATTGTCACCTCGGTGGTCATTGAAGCAGCGTTGGCAATCGCCCTGATCCCCCGTTTCATGGTGCTCGGCGAGAGCTTCTGGCAATCCGTATGGCACGGCGTCTTCTACTCCATCTCGGCGTTCAACAACGCCGGATTCACGCCCCACTCTGACGGCATCGTCCCCTACGAGACCGATCTTTGGATCCTCATCCCGTTGATGTTGGGCGTGTTCCTCGGCAGCCTCGGCTTCCCCGTGGTGATGGTGCTGCAGCAGAACGGGCTGAACTGGAAGAAGTGGAACCTCCACACCAAGCTCACCATCCAGGTCTCGTTCATCCTGCTGGCGGCGGGCACTGTGTTGTGGGCGTTGATGGAGTGGGACAACGTGCGGACCATCGGCCACATGGATATGGGCGATAAGGTGATCCATTCCCTGTTCGCGTCCGTCATGACCCGTTCGGGCGGCTTCAACCTGGTGGATCAGAACCACATGGAGTCCACCACCATGCTCCTCACCGATGCCCTCATGTTTGCCGGCGGTGGCTCCGCGTCCACGGCCGGCGGCATCAAAGTGACAACCATTGCGGTCATGTTCCTGGCAATCATGGCCGAAGCCCGCGGCGACGCCGACGTGAAGGTCTACGGACGCACCATTCCCCAAGGCACCATGCGCGTGGCCATCTCCGTGATCGTGGCCGGCGCCACCCTGGTGTCCGTGGCGGCATTCCTGCTGCTCTCCATCAGCGGCGCTTCACTGGACCGGGTGCTCTTTGAGTCCATTTCCGCCTTCGCCACCGTGGGACTGAGCACCAACCTCAGTGCCGAGCTGCCGCCGTCGGGCGTTTATGTCCTGACCGCCTTGATGTTCGCCGGCCGTGTGGGCACCGTAACCCTCGCAGCCGGATTGGCCCTTCGCCAACGCAGCCAGCTGTACCACTACCCGGAAGAGAGGCCAATCATTGGCTAG
- a CDS encoding TrkA family potassium uptake protein, whose product MLVIGLGRFGSATAEQLVKQGREVLAIERDRTLVQKWAPVLTHVVEADATNIDALRQLGAQEFSSAVVGVGTSIESSVLITVNLVDLGIQHLWVKAITPSHGKILTRIGANHVIYPEADAGVRAAHLVSGRMLDFIEFDDDYAIVKMYPPKETVGFTLEESKVRSKYGVTIVGVKTPGEDFTYARPETKVSSHDMLIVSGHVDLLERFAARP is encoded by the coding sequence GTGCTGGTTATTGGCCTTGGCCGGTTTGGATCCGCCACGGCTGAGCAGCTGGTCAAGCAGGGCCGCGAAGTCCTGGCCATTGAGCGGGACCGCACCCTCGTCCAGAAATGGGCGCCCGTCCTCACTCACGTGGTGGAAGCCGATGCCACCAACATTGATGCCCTGCGCCAGTTGGGAGCCCAGGAGTTCAGCTCAGCGGTGGTAGGTGTTGGTACCTCAATCGAGTCCTCCGTGCTCATCACCGTGAACCTGGTGGACCTGGGCATCCAACACCTGTGGGTCAAAGCCATCACGCCCTCGCATGGCAAGATCCTCACCCGGATCGGCGCAAACCATGTGATCTACCCGGAGGCCGACGCCGGTGTCCGCGCAGCCCACCTGGTGTCCGGGCGGATGCTGGACTTCATCGAGTTCGACGACGATTATGCGATCGTTAAAATGTACCCGCCCAAGGAAACCGTGGGTTTCACGCTGGAGGAATCGAAGGTCCGCTCCAAGTACGGCGTGACGATCGTGGGCGTGAAGACCCCCGGCGAGGACTTCACGTACGCCCGGCCGGAAACCAAGGTGTCCAGCCACGACATGTTGATTGTGTCCGGGCACGTGGACCTGCTGGAGCGCTTCGCAGCCCGTCCGTAA
- the proC gene encoding pyrroline-5-carboxylate reductase, whose product MSNRIAFLGCGSMNEAILGGLIAAGTDPSDIVATVRRAERADELAQRHGVMAIAGEEEPDNNKLATKGSSMVILGVKPVGILDLAREISPALAKETIVVSVAAAVSIAQLEAALPDGQPVIRTMPNTPARLGRGVVSVSAGTHCTPEQLERAKKALAGAGTVVEIPEEQVDALSAISGSGPAYAFYLAEAMAAAGVELGLDQELSVMLARETVAGAGFMLAEPGADPSALRIAVTSPNGTTERAIAAFDDGGIPRIIADGARAAAARAAEITKQLS is encoded by the coding sequence ATGAGCAACCGAATCGCATTCCTTGGCTGTGGATCCATGAACGAGGCAATTCTGGGCGGTCTTATTGCCGCCGGGACGGACCCGTCAGACATCGTGGCCACCGTCCGCCGTGCAGAACGGGCCGATGAACTTGCCCAGCGCCACGGGGTTATGGCCATTGCAGGCGAGGAGGAGCCGGACAACAACAAGTTGGCCACCAAGGGCTCCAGCATGGTCATCCTTGGCGTTAAGCCGGTAGGCATCCTGGACCTGGCCCGGGAGATCAGCCCGGCACTGGCAAAAGAGACGATTGTTGTGAGTGTTGCAGCGGCAGTTTCCATTGCCCAGCTGGAAGCGGCGCTGCCGGACGGACAACCGGTGATCCGCACCATGCCCAACACGCCGGCACGGCTGGGCCGCGGCGTCGTCTCCGTTTCTGCGGGTACCCACTGCACCCCTGAACAGCTCGAAAGGGCCAAGAAGGCATTGGCTGGCGCGGGCACGGTGGTGGAGATCCCTGAAGAGCAGGTTGATGCGCTCTCGGCCATCAGCGGCTCCGGTCCGGCCTACGCGTTCTACCTCGCAGAAGCCATGGCTGCGGCCGGCGTCGAGCTTGGTTTGGACCAGGAGCTGTCCGTGATGCTGGCCCGCGAAACTGTTGCGGGTGCCGGTTTCATGCTGGCCGAACCGGGCGCGGACCCCTCCGCCCTGCGCATCGCCGTCACCAGCCCCAACGGAACCACAGAGCGTGCCATCGCGGCTTTCGACGACGGCGGCATCCCCAGGATCATTGCCGACGGCGCGCGTGCGGCAGCAGCCCGCGCAGCTGAGATCACCAAACAGCTCAGCTGA